Part of the Pseudomonas chlororaphis genome, TGGTGCGCGGTGAAGACACCCGCTGGGAAGTGGCCCAGGCCACTCGCCAGCGCTTGTCCCAGGCCGGCGCGAAGGTGGTGGGCAGCGTGTTCAACCGCCGCAAGTACTACATGCCCAAATGGCTCTACAACAACCTGTAAGCGTGCAGAAGGATGACGAGATGAACGCCAGAATGCTTGTCCTGCTGTTGCTGCCGCTCGCCGGTTGCTCCAGCACCACCGATACCCGTTCGATGCCGGTGCAGATCCTCACGGCCGCGCCGGCCAACGCCCAGGCCACCGACATGCCCAAGGTCGAGCAGACCCTGCGGCCTCAGGATGTGCTCGATGTGATCTTTCACATCAGCACCACCGGCCCACAGGCCTACCGCGTACAACCGGGTGACCAGGTGGCCCTGAACTTCACCGCCGCCAGCCAGCTCAACGGCACGCAACAGGTCATGCCCGATGGCAGCATTGAACTGCCGGGCGCCAACACCGCGGTCAAGGTCGCCGGCTTGACCACCGACGAAGCCCGCCTCGCGGTGCAACGGGCCTACGACCAGAAAATGCTCTTCCAACCCAACCGCAACCAGTTGACGGTGCTGGTCACCAGCCCGCTGGCCGGCGAGAACAACCTGCGCAGCACCTTGAGTCATCCCGGCACCGGCATGAGCCGGGAAATCACCGTGGGCCGGGACGGCTATGCGAGCTTTCCGGAAATCGGGGCCGTGCCGCTGCAAGGCATGACCGTCACCCAGCTGGAGGCGTTTCTCAATGAGCGTTACGCCCAACTGCCCGGGCACATGACCGTCGATGTGCTGCTCAAGTCCACCGCCGGCAACGAGATCTACGTGCTCGGTGAAGTCGCCCAACCCGGCTCCTACCCCATCCGCCGGCCGATCTCGGTGCTTGAGGCGCTGACCCTGGCCCGCGGCACCAACGTCAAGGCCCGGCTCGATTCGGTGGTGATCATGCGCCGCAACGGCAACCAGGTCGAAGCCCGGCATTACGACGTGGAAAAAGCCCTGAGCGGCGACGCGTCGCAAATCGCCTACCTGCAACCCGAAGACATGCTGTTCGTACCCAAGACCAAGCTCGCCAGCGCCGGCGAACTCGCCAGGCAACTGGCCGACGTGGTGCTGTTCCAGGGCGTGGGGGTCAGCTTCGGCTACCGCCTCGATAACAAAGGCAGCAACAGCAACTGACCCAGGTGATCGACATGAATCCCAAGGAAAATTATCTGCACGAGTTCTTCAGGATCTTCTTCGCCAACAAGCAGTGGGTGAAGCGTGTTTTCCTGATTTTCGCCGTCATCGCCCTGGTGTTGCCGCTGATGCTCAAGCAGAGCTTCGATATCACCGCCCAGGTGATCGTGCAGTCGAAAAAAATCTCCCAGGGCGACGCCACCACGTCGCTCAACCAGGAGAACGCCACGTTCATTCCACCGTCCCTGGCGGACATGGAAACCGAGAGCAATATCCTCCGTTCGCCCGCGCTGATCCGCCAGACCATCAGCACCCTGCGCGATCAGGGCGAGTACACGCCCAGCCCCGGCATCTTCAACAGGTGGGTGAGCGATCCGTTCAAGCGCTACATCACCACGCCACTGCGCGAGTACGCCATCAACCCGCTGCGCGACGCGCTGGGGCTGGAGGTGGATCCGGTGCGTGACACCGTGCTCGATACCCTGACCGACGAAGCCGTCGAAAACCTCAAGATCGAGACCCTGCCCGGCTCCAACGTCATCTCCATCGTCTACAGCTTCGGTGACCCGGCCCAAGGCACCCGGTTCGTCGCACAACTGCTGCAGAACTACCTCGCCAGTCGCCAGGAACTGCAATCGATCGAGCTGCCGCAAACCTTCTACGAACAGAAGAAAAGCCAGTACCAGCATCGCCTCGACGGCCTGGAAAGCACCCGCCTGACCTTGCTCGAAGGCGTCGGCTCGGCGGATCCGAAGGAGGAAATCACCTTCCGCCTGAACGCCATCAACACCGAAGAACAGGCCCTGAACCTGTACCAGGATCGCCTGCTGCAAAGCCAACGCTGGCTCGACTACCTCAAGACCAGCCTGGCGTCGGCGAACAGCTCGCGGTTCAACGACTACACCTTCCCGTTCACCTTCACCACCACCGTGGACAACATCGCCTTCGAAGACCGGGAAATCAAACAGTTGGGCGAGCAACTGACCGGCCAGGTCGCCCGCTACATGAATGACCTGGCGATCTTCCAACCCGGCAGCGAACCGATGCTGCTGGCCCGGGAGCAGATCGTGCGCACCCGCCAGCAGTTCCTGAAGGTGGTGAGCAACCGAATCCAGGAACGCACCACCGACCTGGCCGTGGTCAGCTCGGTGATCAACCAGAAGATCGAGCGCATCGCCGAGTTCAAGGAACGCATCCACCAATTGCAGGAAACCCAGAGCAAGCTGCGGCAGATGGACACCGAGATCGACGCCCTGCATGCGGCGTTCTCCACCTACGCCCAACGGTTCGCCGAAGCCAGCACCGCCCGTTCGCTGGACAGCGACCTGTCCAACGCCCGGGTCCTGAGCCCACCCTTCGAACCGACCGCCCCGGCGTTCCCCAAACCGATGCTGATCATCGCGTTCGGCCTGTTCAGCGGCCTGTTGCTGGCGATCGCCCTGGTCTATGTGCGTGAGTTCTTCGACCATCGCTTCAAGCATCCGGCCCAGATCAGCCAACAACTGGATGTACCGGTGCTGCTGGTGATCAACGAGCAGTCCCCCGACCAGGTCAACCCGCACCGCAACTGGAGCCTGCCCAGCCTTGTCCATTGGGTGCGCAA contains:
- a CDS encoding lipopolysaccharide biosynthesis protein, with translation MNPKENYLHEFFRIFFANKQWVKRVFLIFAVIALVLPLMLKQSFDITAQVIVQSKKISQGDATTSLNQENATFIPPSLADMETESNILRSPALIRQTISTLRDQGEYTPSPGIFNRWVSDPFKRYITTPLREYAINPLRDALGLEVDPVRDTVLDTLTDEAVENLKIETLPGSNVISIVYSFGDPAQGTRFVAQLLQNYLASRQELQSIELPQTFYEQKKSQYQHRLDGLESTRLTLLEGVGSADPKEEITFRLNAINTEEQALNLYQDRLLQSQRWLDYLKTSLASANSSRFNDYTFPFTFTTTVDNIAFEDREIKQLGEQLTGQVARYMNDLAIFQPGSEPMLLAREQIVRTRQQFLKVVSNRIQERTTDLAVVSSVINQKIERIAEFKERIHQLQETQSKLRQMDTEIDALHAAFSTYAQRFAEASTARSLDSDLSNARVLSPPFEPTAPAFPKPMLIIAFGLFSGLLLAIALVYVREFFDHRFKHPAQISQQLDVPVLLVINEQSPDQVNPHRNWSLPSLVHWVRN
- a CDS encoding polysaccharide biosynthesis protein; the protein is MNARMLVLLLLPLAGCSSTTDTRSMPVQILTAAPANAQATDMPKVEQTLRPQDVLDVIFHISTTGPQAYRVQPGDQVALNFTAASQLNGTQQVMPDGSIELPGANTAVKVAGLTTDEARLAVQRAYDQKMLFQPNRNQLTVLVTSPLAGENNLRSTLSHPGTGMSREITVGRDGYASFPEIGAVPLQGMTVTQLEAFLNERYAQLPGHMTVDVLLKSTAGNEIYVLGEVAQPGSYPIRRPISVLEALTLARGTNVKARLDSVVIMRRNGNQVEARHYDVEKALSGDASQIAYLQPEDMLFVPKTKLASAGELARQLADVVLFQGVGVSFGYRLDNKGSNSN